AGCAGCCAGTCGTTCGTTAGATGAAATTAATGCACAGGCTCTTGATGATTTAATCCAAAAGATAATTAATATTAAACTTGCCGAAAACCAATTGGATGAAAGTGGACTTACCCTAGGTGATTTGAGCATTATTAAATCTTCCTTTAAAGAAATTTTACTTTCTAGTCTTCACCAACGACCAAAGTATCCAAGCTCTGAAGATACAAAAAAATTAGAAAACAAGGAAGATTTAAATAAATCAACCGCCAAAAAGCCATTAGCCAAAAAAATGAAAGTAGGAAAAACGAAAGTAGGAAAAACGAAAAAATAGAATTAGTTTCTATACTTTGGCAATTGGGAATACCCTTTCCTAGAAAAATAACGAAACTTATTTATGAGAAATGGTATATAGACCGTAGTAGTAATTCAGCCGTTGTATTTTGACGTAAATGGAAGTACTTTAAGATGTCCGGTGAGTTATAAATCAAAATTTCTGACTTGCAAAGGAAAATTATATTCTTACTTGACAAAAGAATTCTTCTACATTAAAGTCCAAAAAACAAATTCGATTGACAATGATTTTATCAAGTTGAAAATCTACTAAAATCGTTTTTGACCATTGGAATTTCAAAAATAAAATATGTCCATACAGGCCGAATTAGAATTCAAATATTCCTTCCTGAAAGTCCGAAAGGAGAAGGATTCTATTTTAATGGGTATAAATCCGACCAATAAATACCAACACGAACTTCTTAAATCCATTAAAACCTTAAATACAATTCAACATGCTACCAAAGGTATGTTATTTACTTTGAATAACACTATTCTCGATCAACTTCAATTAGATATGAAAACTGCGATTACAAATTTAAGTTGGCTGGTAAATAATCAATTAGCCGCGCAGGTATTTTGTTTCGAATTTGACTCACATAATAGAAATTTACTTGTAACTGGTTTTTTTATAACTCATCCTTCGGAAGAGAAAAGTTATTCGATTTATAATTTATTTGATGAACTATTAAGTTATTCTTACAATGCCGTAAAATCATGGTTTGATAGCAGAGAACAATTATCTGGAGAGAATTTTAAGAAAGAAATATTGGCGCAAATGAGTACGAAACTTTCGGATTCTAATTCTACAAAAGGAATTTCTAGTTTGTTTAATCCACTTAAGCGATTTTTGGAAGCAAAAAATGGAATTCTTATTCCGGATGACATGTTAGAATACATAAATCGAGAATTAACAAAAAGAATCGTTGAGTCCCAATTAGCCAAAGAAGTTCCCGGGCATGGATTATTAATGCTCAAATCGAATGAAATTTTAGAACATTTTGAGGCAGCGGCGGAAGCCCTTACTGAAAAGTTGATCCCAAGTTTCGCAAATGACCCAATCTTAAAAAGTCGTGTAGATAAAGTTGCTTTGGAAGAAAAAACATATTTACAAATTGAAAACTTTCCAATGAAAACCTCCAAGTTTGTAGTCGAAAAAGCCAAGGAAATTCGCCAATATAAAACTGCCGGGCCTGCTAAAAATTTTTCTTTTCCTGGTTCACTCTGTGTTGAAACCATTATTAGTTTAGAAGATTCCGCAGAGGATAGATACCAACTTGTATGGAAAGATGAATGTAATAAAATGAAGCAGGAATTTAAAAAGAATATAACCGTTCCTTCTAATAAATGGAGTAAACTTATATTATTTGTAAATCATTCTGATTCATTAGAAATTAATCCAGATGTCTGGAAAGATTTAACCAATGATAAAGATTTATTTTACATCAAATGGCAAATGCCCAAAAATACTGTACATGTATTTACAGGAAAAGATCCTAGTTTCTTTAAAGTTTTAGTTACTGGTATGGTAAATCTATCGCCTAACGAAATGTGGAAGGCATCTGCATTAAAGGCGTTGATTGAAAAAAATGAAAAAAATCTTAGGACTCTAATCCATGATCCAAATTTTGCATCTGTTTATCAAAACTTAGAAAAAAGAATATTCATGCAATATATGCCATGGTATTTTCGAATTTTTTTATACTTTCCTCTTTCTATTTTTCAAGACATAGTTTTGGTTAATGCAAAGAAAAAAATTCATGTTGAACAAGAAGTATTTTCAAGTAAAAATGATGCGCATAATATGAAGTATCTATCTGAAATGCAAACCAAAAAGGCAGAAAGACTTGCTCGAATTAAAGAACAAGCATTGTATGAATCAGTTGTGGAAACTCTAGATTTATTTTATCTCAGCATGAAAAAAATACCTTCTGTAACGGATATTCGTAATTATTTTCCAGAGTATGAAGCCTTTTCTAACATAATAAATATAAGAAATTTTAGAATAATCAATCTTCCGCTGAAGAACTCTGAAGAGACTGAAGTATTGCTTTATCCAGATAACGAAGATTGGTTAGAAAAAAAAGCTATATTAGTAAAAACATTAGATGCAATTATTAATGAAAGAAATCCTCACTTAGTTGTGGCTAATGCTGATAAAACTAAAATAGAAAAAGCACAAAAACTTCTAAATATTATTGATAATAATAGTGCACCCAAATTAAAAGCTGCTAGTTAAGTCTTATTTCTAATTTTTCAGTGTGATGGAATAAGTGAAATAGGGAAAATAAAATCATTTCTCTGACAGTAATATTTCCCAAAATTGGATGAGGCAAATTGTAATTATCCAAATCTTGATCTTTCCATTGGGCGATTTGTTTTTTATATTTTGCAAATAGTGTAATAAAATCATAGATCATTTTCTTTTGTAATTCGGGATCGACTTTTAAATTGTTTCCAATAGGAGTAAATACACCGGCTCCGCGACCTGAATTCAGTTTTTCAAGATATGCTTTTTGGACTTGAATCATGGACATGGACTTTTTTTTTCTTAATCCAAAAAGATATAAAGTAAATTTAGGAAAAATTAGTCCAAGGTAAATAGGTTGAGTTGACTTAATCAAATGACGTAAATTTTTTTCTGGTGACCAGCCTCCATCATTCGGCAATTCAAAAAAAATCTCAGGAGAAATATTCTCGTAAAATTCTGTCAACGATGCAACAATTTTGTCTAAGTTTTCTAATATATCTTCTCTTGTAAAAATCGATTGTATATCAAGTGAATGCATTTTTAATTTCATAAATTTTGTCATTCCTATTCTATTTTAATCAATCTATGATCGATTGCAAAAATTTTGAAAGTAGAAAATTCACAGTTCATTCAAAACTAGAAATTTCGTATAGTAAAATTTTAATTTTAAGTTTATTTACCCTGTCACCTCACTTTACGATTTTCTGTATAAAGTGAGGTGTTAAATCAAAAAATCGAATTTTGTGTATTTTGAAATAAATTTATAAGGCACAATACTAGAATAATTATTCAGGAATTAAATTACAGTTGACATTATTTAGCTTATTGTTATAGTAATGTTTAGGGAAATTATTATGGCAATGAAAAAGGCGAAGATTATTGATAAAGTAAATTCTACGAAACTAGACTGGACATTTTTAAGTAACCATTCTCATATTTTAATTTGTTTATATCGGGATCCTACTGTGCGTTTGCGTGATTTGGCACTCAATGTTGGTATTACTGAACGGGCGGTAATGAATATAATTGAAGACCTTGAATCTGTAGGCATACTCGATAGATTAAAAGAGGGAAGACGAAATAAATATAAAATCCATGAATCCATCCCATTACGCCATCCATTAGAAGCACATAAAAAAATAGGCGATTTATTGAAGTTATTAAAATAAATTCCCTATTCTACATGGCAGTAAATTATATATAAACCATTCCTTGTATCTTTTATATTGTAGGGATAATCATCAAATTCAAATATTCCCAAATTTAAAATATAAATAACTTATGTTACGCAAAATTGGAAATTTACGAAAATGAAACCTAATTTAAGAATATTAGAAAATGGTAATGAATTAATAAATTCAATAGCCTGCGGCAGCAAGCCCACCGCTAGGTGCAACCGTCAAGTGGACACTGGACTCACCTTGCGTAAGGTGAGTAAATAAGCAAAATTTAATTTCGGAATAGTAAGTATTTTTAGTTTGGATTTACGGGATTTTGCATCCCGAAGTTCAAATTAATTTATACAAAATAAATTTACACAAGTAAGGAGTTTTGGAATTCCTTACCTAGAAATATACAATATTATACCAATTGCCAAAATAAATTTCATATTCGTAAATCGAAAATGCTCCATTTTCTAACAAACTCTATTTCTAAAAATCCAATTGAGTAACCGATGTTACGCAAAATAGGAAAATTACGAAAATGAAATATAATTTAAAATTATTGGAAAATACTAATGAATTAATAGAATCAATAGCCTGCGGCATAGCTCGGCTGAAGGAGAGCGAACAAGCGATGGGAGGAAAGCCCACCATTATGTTTCGGCCTATTGTTGTGAAAGCAACAATGGGCTTGAGCGATAGCGAAAGAGATGGAGGGAGAAACATTGAGTTCGGGTGCCACCATCAAGTCCAGGCTGGGCTCACCTTGCATAAGGTGATTGATTAATTTCTTTTTGCTTTTGGTATATAAGAAAGAAATAAGTATATTTTTACATGAATTATGATTCATGTATATTAATACTTGAAATAATATCTATGTATATAAATTGTGTAAAAAACCTTGTTCGAGGAGTTTGAAATGACAAAAGTCTTATTTTTAGATAGATTAAGTGGTTTTAGTTTTGAAATCAAAATAAAAACTGCAAAATGTTTTTCAATAGAAGTAAATGAATTTTATAGAAATAAAATTTTAGAGGTGAAAGAATAATGGATATTATTGATTCGGTACTTGCTAAATTATTATCTCCTATGGTGTTAGCATTCGCACTTGGGATTTTTGCCACATTAATTAAGAGTGATTTAAAGTTTCCAGAAGGTCTATATGTCGGGTTAACGATTTATTTACTGTTTGCAATTGGTTTGAAGGGAGGCGTAAAACTTTCGACTACTTCTATGGCTGAATTTTATAAACCAGCCTTCGGCGCGATATTAATGTGTAGTTTAATACCTATTTGGTCCTATTTTATTTTGAAAAAATTTGGAAAATTTAGCGTAACCAATGCAGCAGCCATTGCGGCTCACTATGGTTCTGTTTCTGCAGTTACATTTAGTGAAAGTTTGTCATATATGGAGGTAATGAATGTTAGCTTCGAGGGATTTATGCCTACAATGTTAGCAATCATGGAAGTGCCAGCTATTTTAGTAGCAATTTTCATAGCTAGGACACAAAATCAAGATGAAATAAAATCATCGTGGAAAAAATTATTTCATGAATTGTTTGCAGGAAAAGGAACTATTCTTTTGATCGGTGGTCTTGTAATTGGATTTTTAACAGGTAAAAAAGGTTTCGAACAAGTAGCCCCTCTTTTTGAAACTCCATTCAAAGGAGTTCTTGCACTTTTTCTTTTGGAGGTTGGGTTGGTTACGGGAAGAAGGTTTGGCGATTTATTCAAAGCAGGCCCGTTTTTAATTTGTTTTGGTTTGATAATGCCTATAATCCATGCTTGTATTGGCATATTCCTCGGAAAAACTTTTGGATTATCGCTTGGTGGATCTACTATTTTCGGTGTACTTTGTGCAAGTGCTTCTTATATTGCCGCACCTGCTGCTATTCGAATTGCGCTGCCAGAAGCAAGCCCGACTTATTATTTAACGGCAGCGTTAGCTATAACATTTCCGTTTAATATAGTATTTGGATTACCATTGTATTTGAATATAGCAAAATTAATGTTTGGAGTAAATTCATGAATCTTTATCCTATTCAGCTAATAACAATTATCTCCTTGGACGTTCTAGAAGAGAAAATAATATCAGGAATTAAATCTCTCGGAGTAAAAGGATATACAGTAAGTGAGGCTCACGGAGAAGGGCTTAGTATGCGTCGTGACGATAATTGGGAAGGTCGAAACATTCGTATTGAAATCCTTGCAAGTGTAGAACTAACGGAAAAAATTTTCGAACTTCTCCAGAAAGATTATTTTCCAAAATATAAAATGATCGCATTTAGTCATGAAGTGAAAGTTCTTAGAAAAGAAAAATTTATTTAAATAGAACATATAATTATCCAATAGATTATTATTTATTGGATAATTAATGCAATAGGTTTTGATATAGTTTTCTGTTAGTGAGATTTCCTTTTTATCATACAATTTCGGAAACCCTTTAGATAATTAATATATAACAGTGAAAACTATAACTAAATAAAAATAATGAGTGACTGAATAAGTATAAGGGGAACTTTGTGAGTATGAATTCCCAGAGCAAACCCAATCGTCTTATAAATGAAAAAAGTCCCTACCTTTTACAACATGCTTATAATCCAGTAGATTGGTATCCATGGGGTGAGGAACCTTTCTTAAAAGCTCAAAAAGAAGATAAAATTGTATTACTTTCTATTGGCTATGCAACTTGTCATTGGTGCCATGTCATGGAGCGGGAATCTTTTGAAGATGATAATACAGCTGCTATTTTAAACCGCGATTTTGTATGTATTAAAGTTGATAGAGAAGAAAGACCGGATATAGATAAAATTTATATGGACGCACTTCATGCGATGGATCAACAAGGTGGTTGGCCTTTAAATTTATTTTTAACACCTAATAAAAAGCCAGTAGCAGGCGGAACTTATTTCCCTCCAGTCGCAAAATACGGTAGAAAAAGTTTTATAGAAGTATTGGGCATATTAAAAGATGTCTGGAATACTAGGAAACAAGAACTAATCGAATCTTCGGAAGCTATCGCTGCTCATCTACAAAAAGAAGATTTTTCGGCTAACAAAGATTTAACTCTTCCGTCTGATTCTGCATTTACAAATGCATTTCAAATGTATGCACGATTTTTCGATGAAACATTTTATGGATTTAAGACAAATATGGTCAACAAGTTTCCTCCAAGTATGGGACTTTCTTTTTTACTATTTTATAGTAAAATTTTTAAAGAACAGAAAGCATTATTTATGGCAGAAAAAACACTTCTTGCTATGAAAAAAGGTGGTATCTATGATCAAATTGGAGGCGGAATTAGTCGATATGCGACAGACCAAAAATGGCTTGTTCCTCATTTTGAAAAAATGCTTTATGATAATTCTCTTTTTATACAAAGTCTAACTGAATGTTATTTAGTGACTCGAAATTTATTTTATAAAGAATCTGTTTACGATATTGTAAATTATATACGTAGAGATATGACTTTAGAAGAGGGTGGCATTGCTTGTGCTGAAGATGCTGACAGTGAAGGAGAAGAAGGAAAATTTTATATCTGGAGTCTCGAAGAGTTTCGCTCTATTTGCCTTGAAGATTCAGAAATATTAGAAAAATTTTGGGATATTAGTGAAGAAGGAAATTTTGAAGGACACAATATATTAAATGAAGTGTTTGAACGAAATTTTGAGAAAGAAAATAATCTAAATCCAAAAGAATTTAAACTCCTTCTGGAAAAAAATAAGAAAAAATTATTAGAATACAGATCTAAAAGGATTCGGCCACTTCGGGATGACAAAGTTCTAACCTCTTGGAATTGTCTCTATATGAAATCACTTGTAAGTGCTTCCATTGCATTTCAGGAAAAATCTTTCACAGATGATGCAATTCGAATTTATGAATTCATTCAAAATAAATTATTCAATGAAAATGGTAGACTTCTACGTAGATACAGAAATGGAGAAGCTCGATTTTTTGCATATCTAACTGATTACGCAGAATTTGCATTAGCCTCAATATATTTATACAGAGTTACATATGATGTAAAATACATTCAAATAGCAAAAAATATTACGGAAGAAACGATTCGTTTGTTCCTTTCAACAAGTGGAGTTTTTTATGATACTGGGAGTGATGGGGAAGAATTAATTCGAAGGTCAATTGATGGATATGATGGAGTTGAACCTTCAGGGAATAGTTCTATGGCTCATGTATTAAATTTTCTATCCTCTTTAGGAATCGAAACAACTAGGTATGAAGAGATTGCAAATTCTATATTTAGATTTTTTTCCGAAGAATTAAGCTCACGTGCGATTAGTTATCCTTCTATGCTTTCTGCCTATTTGTATAAAACAAGTAGTCCTAAACAAATTGTAGTGTTGGCAGATAGCGATAATAGTGATAAAAAAGAAGTTTTAAAGTATTTGGAAACGAATTATTTGCCTGATACTATACTTGTTTCAGTAAACAAAGATCAATTACTGGAAAGCGAAGAAATTCTACCTATACTAAAAGGAAAAAAATCAGATAAACCTATTGCCATATTTATTTGTAAAAATCAAACCTGCGACTTACCAATATATACCGTTGAAGAACTAAAACAAACAATAAAATGAAGGAGATTTTATGAGTTGTAAAATTTGCGATATACATATTAAACCGATTCCGATGATTATTGGGGAAACTTTTCATTGGGTTGTCCGACATTCAGAATTTTCAAAGAATGCACCAGGATATTTGTACATTGAACCAAGGCGACATGTTGAGGTTTACAATGATTTGATTCATGGTGAATTTATGCAATTGGGAGAATGTATGAAGCTCGCTACGGAATGGATTTATAAAAACTTTAAACCTCTTAAACTATATACAATTACAATTTCTGAAGCTGTTCCTCATTTACATTTTCATATTGTTCCTCGTTTTGAAGATTCGCCAAAAGGAATAGAATTTTTACAAATAGCATTATCTGGTAATTTACCTTCTAATTCCAAAACGCAATTAGAGTTGGATAGAGTCGCCAGTCTGTTTGACTGAATTTAAAATAATTGTCATTTCATTTTAAGAATTAAATGAGACAATATTCTATAATATTTCTAATAGTTTTTCTATTTTCATTTTTGGCATTAAAAGCAGATGACAATTTAATAAACGGATATATTGAAGTTTCAGATATAGATCATGTATATCTACTTACAGGAGATTGGAAATTTTATTCTGGAAAAAATCCAAATGCTTATAAACGGGAATTTGATGATTCTAAATGGGAATTATTTCCATTACCCTCAATTTGGTTATATAAAAATGTCTCAAATATAAAAAATGGATGGTACAGGCTTCATATAAGAATTTCAAATGACCTAAAGGGAGAAACTCTAGGATTAATAACTCCAAATATCCAAGAAGCTCACCGTGCCTATTTTAATGGGGTTTTGATTGGAAAGTCAGGAGAAATTGATAAAAATGGCAACATTAGAAAAGAAAGTGCAAAATCTGATTTATATTCTATTTCACCTGATTTAGTTTTGTATGATAAGGATAATATTTTAGCATTCGAAGTTGCAAATTATCGAGGAGGATTTGGCGGAATTTATAATATTCCGTATTTTGGATCATGGGAATTAATTAAAAAAAAGTTTTATAAAAATCTAATGTGGATTTCGAGTCTTTGTTTTTTACTCTTTATTTTGGGATTTTATCATTTAATTTTATTTTGGGGTCAAAGAAAAGAAAAAATATTTTTCTATTATAGTGCATTGAGTTTTTCCTTTTCTTTCTTTATTCTAGTTAATTATAAAATTAATCTTTGGTTAATGGATAGTTTTGTTTGGGAATACATTCTGTTTACCTTAAGTACGGGATTAATCGGTGTTTTGCTCTATTTATTGGCATTAACTTTATTTGATGAGCCAATCAATAAAGTAGAAAAAATACTGATAAGAATGTATTTTTTCTTCATACTAATTCATATATCCTGTATATTTCATAGAGACTGGTTAGTGTTTCGTAATCTATATTTAATGCGAATTAATATTCTATTTACAACATTATTTGCAATCCGGGCATTTATTATTATCCTCAAATCAGTATTTGCCAAAAAACAATCTGCTAGAATTACACTGTTTGGTTATTTTATTGCAAGTCCATTTTTAGTTATAGATTTACTTCGAATATTTAGTTTAATTAAAGTGTATTCTTGGTTTATTTCCGAAGGTAGTGTCATAATAATGATAACTTATGCTTATGCGATTGCTTTAAAAAATGCCAAAACGCATGAAAAATTAATTCAATTACAAACGAGTTATAAAGAGGAACTACAAAATCAAGTCATTCAAAAAACAAGCGATTTATCCAAAGCTAACGAAGCTCTAGCAGAAGTTAATGAATTAAAAAATAGAATATTCTCTATAATCTCTCATGATCTGCGGAGTCCTCTCGATACGTTAAATGAAATTATTTTTCTATTTCAAAATAAAAGATACACGAAAGAAAAATTTAAAAAATATCTTGATGATATTTCGGTAAATTTAAAACGAAATCGATTTTTTTTAGGAAATCTCTTAAATTGGTCTTATGCACAGTTAGAGGAGCAGAAAAACTTACCGCAAGAAAATCTGGAAGTCCGAAGAATATTGGAAGAAATACTCGAATTTTTACAACCGAATACAAATAAAAAATTAATTCAGTTACGACGAAAAAATTTTGCAAAAAATTTTGTATTAGGAAATGAAAACGCATTGAGAATTGTTTTCGGAAATATATTGTCAAATGCAATTAAATTTACCAATCCTTACGGAATTATTTATATATCGATGGCTAGCTCTCAGGATTATTGTGTTGTTAGTATTGCGGATAACGGTATAGGAATTGAACCTGAAAGAATGAAATTAATTTTATCAAGAAAAGAATTGGTCTCCGAGCCAGGAACAAATAATGAATTGGGAACCGGGATAGGATTAAAAATCTGTCTGGAATTTTTATATAAACTAAATGGAAAATTGGAAATCGATAGTGTAGTTAATAGAGGCTCTACATTTCGAATCTATTTACCAAAATCAAAGGAAATCATTGAATCTTAAAGTTTTAAAATTAATTCTATTGTTAAGTTTGTTTTTTTCGTTTAAGTCAATTTACACCGAAGAAAATTTATCATATTCTAAATATGAAATTTTAGATAAAAAAAAACTATATTCTCTTACTGGCCAATGGAAAATAAAATTTAATTCGGATGATAGATACAAGTTAAACAGTTTTGATGATTCAGATTGGGAGTCAATCTCTGTTCCTATGTCTTGGCTCGCTAATAATAAAAATGAATTACAAGGATGGTACAGAGTTCATTTATTTATAGGGGATCCTTTGCGGAATGTAGATTTAGGCTTTATTCCTCCGAATCTTTTGGAAACATCAGAGATATATTTCAACGGAATATTGATTGGTAAATTGGGTGTAACTGACGAAAACGGAAATATTTTAAAACACAATGTAAGACCAGATTTATTTCGAATTGATCAAAAATTAGTTCGATACAATAATGATAATCTAATTTCAATTAAACTTGTTAATTATCGCGGTGGTACTGGTGGAACTCAAAACTTAACCTATTTTGGAAGTTTTGAAGTATGCCAGAATGAATTTCATAAATTCTTAATTTTATATTTTTCGTTTGCAATTTCTATGATAGGATTAGGAATTTATCACCTAGTAATTTATTTTAAACTACGAAACGATAAGGTTTATCTCTATTATGCGGGCATTGTTTTTTCGATAGCTTCTTTTATACTTTTTGTTCATCGACTTAACTATTGGTTTTCTGATAGTTTTTTCTTCTTTTATTTTCTTGTATCGTTTTCCATTTCTTTTGGTGGAATTTCAATTTATCTATTTACTTCTTCGTTTTTTAATTATAATTTTAATCGAATCAATCGTACAGTTATTTCATTTAATTTTTTGTTAGTATTTATTGAAGTGGTACCATTTTTTTTCCCGAGTTTATTTTTTTTCCGATATAAGTATATTCTACCAATTCACGCTTTCATAAATATTTTATTTGTAATTGTTTGTTTTTATTTACTCATAAAAGCAGGTATCGAAAGAAAACCCGGTTGGAAAGTTATTTCATTAGGTTCAGTAATCTTTTATCCTATATTTGTGTGGGATTCCTTAAAAGCGATAAACATATTTCCGCAAGGTAAATGGTTCCTTATTGAAAACGGACTGGTTATTATGATTACTTTTGCATTCGCGATTTCAAAAAAATATTCTGACGAATATGAAAAATTATTAGAAATTGAAAAAGATTATGCGAATGATTTAAAAACGGAAGTTGAGAATAAAACCAATTATCTTTTAACAGCAAATAAAGAACTTAAGGAGACGAACGAACTAAAAAATAAACTCTTTAGTATTATTTCTCAATCATTAAAAAGTCCAATGGAAACATTAGACGACATCCTCTATTTACACAAAAAAAGAATATATTCTAGAATTGAATTGAAAAAGTATTTTTATTCGATAAATGAAAATTTGAAACGGAATCGTTTTCTTTTGGAAAATTTATTAAACTGGTCTTATTCGCAATTAGAGGATAAAGGCAAAGTTGAAATGTCTCAAGTAGATTTGATTCCGATTTTAGAAGAGAGTATTCTTTTTTTTCGGCAGGAAACTCGAAATAAAAATATCGAAATAATTTCTGATTTATTTAAAACTACGTACGTAATTTCTAATAAAAATATTCTGAGAATAATTTTTATGAATTTACTTTCCAACGCAATCAAGTTTTCTCCTAAGAACGGGTCGATATTAATTGAAGTAAAAAGGGAAAAAACATTTATTCAAATAGAAATTTCAGATTCTGGAATTGGAATTTCTAAAGACCTACTTGAAAATATATTAATAAAAAA
This sequence is a window from Leptospiraceae bacterium. Protein-coding genes within it:
- a CDS encoding sensor histidine kinase, whose protein sequence is MNLKVLKLILLLSLFFSFKSIYTEENLSYSKYEILDKKKLYSLTGQWKIKFNSDDRYKLNSFDDSDWESISVPMSWLANNKNELQGWYRVHLFIGDPLRNVDLGFIPPNLLETSEIYFNGILIGKLGVTDENGNILKHNVRPDLFRIDQKLVRYNNDNLISIKLVNYRGGTGGTQNLTYFGSFEVCQNEFHKFLILYFSFAISMIGLGIYHLVIYFKLRNDKVYLYYAGIVFSIASFILFVHRLNYWFSDSFFFFYFLVSFSISFGGISIYLFTSSFFNYNFNRINRTVISFNFLLVFIEVVPFFFPSLFFFRYKYILPIHAFINILFVIVCFYLLIKAGIERKPGWKVISLGSVIFYPIFVWDSLKAINIFPQGKWFLIENGLVIMITFAFAISKKYSDEYEKLLEIEKDYANDLKTEVENKTNYLLTANKELKETNELKNKLFSIISQSLKSPMETLDDILYLHKKRIYSRIELKKYFYSINENLKRNRFLLENLLNWSYSQLEDKGKVEMSQVDLIPILEESILFFRQETRNKNIEIISDLFKTTYVISNKNILRIIFMNLLSNAIKFSPKNGSILIEVKREKTFIQIEISDSGIGISKDLLENILIKNQLVSTPGTENEKGTGLGLKITRDFVEKINGVFLLETEVNMGTKVKIQLRVE
- a CDS encoding thioredoxin domain-containing protein; the protein is MNSQSKPNRLINEKSPYLLQHAYNPVDWYPWGEEPFLKAQKEDKIVLLSIGYATCHWCHVMERESFEDDNTAAILNRDFVCIKVDREERPDIDKIYMDALHAMDQQGGWPLNLFLTPNKKPVAGGTYFPPVAKYGRKSFIEVLGILKDVWNTRKQELIESSEAIAAHLQKEDFSANKDLTLPSDSAFTNAFQMYARFFDETFYGFKTNMVNKFPPSMGLSFLLFYSKIFKEQKALFMAEKTLLAMKKGGIYDQIGGGISRYATDQKWLVPHFEKMLYDNSLFIQSLTECYLVTRNLFYKESVYDIVNYIRRDMTLEEGGIACAEDADSEGEEGKFYIWSLEEFRSICLEDSEILEKFWDISEEGNFEGHNILNEVFERNFEKENNLNPKEFKLLLEKNKKKLLEYRSKRIRPLRDDKVLTSWNCLYMKSLVSASIAFQEKSFTDDAIRIYEFIQNKLFNENGRLLRRYRNGEARFFAYLTDYAEFALASIYLYRVTYDVKYIQIAKNITEETIRLFLSTSGVFYDTGSDGEELIRRSIDGYDGVEPSGNSSMAHVLNFLSSLGIETTRYEEIANSIFRFFSEELSSRAISYPSMLSAYLYKTSSPKQIVVLADSDNSDKKEVLKYLETNYLPDTILVSVNKDQLLESEEILPILKGKKSDKPIAIFICKNQTCDLPIYTVEELKQTIK
- a CDS encoding HIT domain-containing protein — its product is MIIGETFHWVVRHSEFSKNAPGYLYIEPRRHVEVYNDLIHGEFMQLGECMKLATEWIYKNFKPLKLYTITISEAVPHLHFHIVPRFEDSPKGIEFLQIALSGNLPSNSKTQLELDRVASLFD
- a CDS encoding sodium-dependent bicarbonate transport family permease, whose protein sequence is MDIIDSVLAKLLSPMVLAFALGIFATLIKSDLKFPEGLYVGLTIYLLFAIGLKGGVKLSTTSMAEFYKPAFGAILMCSLIPIWSYFILKKFGKFSVTNAAAIAAHYGSVSAVTFSESLSYMEVMNVSFEGFMPTMLAIMEVPAILVAIFIARTQNQDEIKSSWKKLFHELFAGKGTILLIGGLVIGFLTGKKGFEQVAPLFETPFKGVLALFLLEVGLVTGRRFGDLFKAGPFLICFGLIMPIIHACIGIFLGKTFGLSLGGSTIFGVLCASASYIAAPAAIRIALPEASPTYYLTAALAITFPFNIVFGLPLYLNIAKLMFGVNS
- a CDS encoding winged helix-turn-helix transcriptional regulator, with the protein product MKKAKIIDKVNSTKLDWTFLSNHSHILICLYRDPTVRLRDLALNVGITERAVMNIIEDLESVGILDRLKEGRRNKYKIHESIPLRHPLEAHKKIGDLLKLLK
- a CDS encoding DinB family protein — its product is MKLKMHSLDIQSIFTREDILENLDKIVASLTEFYENISPEIFFELPNDGGWSPEKNLRHLIKSTQPIYLGLIFPKFTLYLFGLRKKKSMSMIQVQKAYLEKLNSGRGAGVFTPIGNNLKVDPELQKKMIYDFITLFAKYKKQIAQWKDQDLDNYNLPHPILGNITVREMILFSLFHLFHHTEKLEIRLN
- a CDS encoding transcriptional regulator, with amino-acid sequence MNLYPIQLITIISLDVLEEKIISGIKSLGVKGYTVSEAHGEGLSMRRDDNWEGRNIRIEILASVELTEKIFELLQKDYFPKYKMIAFSHEVKVLRKEKFI